One stretch of Chryseobacterium fluminis DNA includes these proteins:
- a CDS encoding cation:proton antiporter → MILLSIHNLSLPIEDPVLKFLLVLIIILAAPLLLNKIKVPHLLGLIIAGAVIGPNGFNVLARDSSIVVTGTTGLLYIMFLAGLEIDMGDFKKNKWKSLTFGIYTFAAPFVLGYLGGYYILHFSMLTSVLFASLFSSHTLIAYPLVSKLGISKNLAVNITVGGTMITDILALLVLAVIVGMSQGEVGTEFWIKLSVSFIIFGLIVLVIFPMIGRWFFKKVDDKISQYIFVLVMIYLAALLAELAGVEAIIGAFFAGLALNRLIPHTSSLMNRVEFVGNAIFIPFFLISVGMLIDFTVFFKSWETLEVAGIMLVASIGGKYLSAVATQKTFRLSKEEGKLIFGLSSASAAATLASVMVGYNIILSETETGEPIRLLNEHVLNGSILLILVSCTISSFISMSSAQKIAESDNEATVSGNNHEEENILLAINHEETVERMVNLGILIKAHTNRENLSALNVINEDKNESSVKNAEKLLHKATDSAASADVSLKALKRYDNDVVNGINNVIKEQNITDLIIGLENEKGLSPSFVYNLYNGYLQNDDVNVLVYHAAQPLSTIKKYAVMIPENAHREAGFFHALLRVWNIARNSGATMVFYTPENILDILQRILKKANIEAEFIIMKSWKDGEKTASELKEDEALILFMAKKGMHSFIPQMRLIPKLLNRKLNDNNYLLIYPFSEYDKTSSEKRSVGNHDDFMEIGNVIKKIFK, encoded by the coding sequence ATGATTTTGCTGAGCATCCATAACCTGAGTCTTCCGATAGAAGATCCGGTACTTAAATTCTTACTGGTACTGATTATCATTCTCGCAGCCCCTCTTCTTCTGAATAAAATCAAAGTTCCGCATCTTTTGGGGCTGATCATTGCCGGTGCGGTCATCGGACCGAACGGCTTTAATGTTCTGGCAAGGGACAGCAGTATCGTTGTTACCGGAACTACCGGACTTCTGTACATCATGTTTCTTGCAGGTCTGGAAATCGATATGGGGGACTTTAAGAAAAACAAATGGAAGAGCCTTACCTTCGGGATTTATACCTTTGCCGCTCCTTTTGTTTTAGGATATTTGGGAGGATATTACATCTTACATTTTTCGATGCTGACCTCTGTACTGTTCGCCAGTCTGTTTTCATCACATACCCTGATCGCGTATCCTTTAGTCAGTAAATTGGGGATCTCCAAAAATCTGGCCGTGAATATTACGGTAGGCGGAACGATGATCACCGATATTTTGGCACTTCTGGTGCTGGCAGTGATTGTAGGAATGTCACAGGGAGAGGTAGGAACGGAATTCTGGATCAAATTATCCGTATCATTCATTATTTTCGGACTGATTGTCCTGGTTATTTTTCCTATGATCGGACGATGGTTTTTCAAAAAAGTAGATGATAAAATATCGCAATATATTTTTGTACTGGTGATGATTTACCTGGCAGCCCTTCTTGCAGAACTGGCAGGTGTAGAAGCCATCATCGGGGCATTCTTTGCAGGATTGGCCTTAAACAGGCTGATTCCGCATACGTCCTCACTGATGAACCGGGTAGAATTTGTCGGAAATGCTATTTTTATTCCTTTTTTCCTGATCAGTGTCGGAATGCTGATTGACTTTACGGTATTCTTTAAAAGCTGGGAAACGTTAGAAGTTGCCGGTATCATGCTGGTCGCTTCCATCGGCGGAAAATATCTTTCGGCGGTTGCCACACAGAAAACATTCAGACTTTCTAAAGAAGAAGGAAAGCTTATTTTCGGATTAAGTTCTGCATCTGCGGCAGCTACACTGGCTTCTGTAATGGTGGGATACAATATTATTCTTTCTGAAACTGAAACCGGCGAACCGATCCGTTTGCTGAACGAACATGTGCTTAACGGCAGCATTCTTCTGATCCTGGTCTCATGTACCATTTCCTCATTTATCTCGATGTCGAGTGCACAGAAAATAGCGGAAAGTGATAATGAAGCTACCGTCTCAGGAAACAATCACGAAGAGGAAAATATTCTCCTGGCCATCAATCACGAAGAAACGGTAGAAAGAATGGTGAATCTGGGAATTCTGATAAAAGCGCATACCAACAGGGAAAATCTCTCTGCCCTGAATGTCATTAATGAAGATAAAAACGAGTCTTCTGTAAAAAATGCCGAGAAACTGCTTCATAAAGCAACCGATTCAGCAGCGTCGGCAGATGTTTCCTTAAAAGCCCTGAAAAGATATGACAATGACGTGGTGAACGGAATCAATAATGTCATTAAAGAACAGAATATTACCGACCTTATCATCGGGCTCGAAAACGAAAAAGGCTTATCCCCTTCTTTTGTTTATAATCTTTATAACGGTTATCTGCAGAATGATGATGTGAATGTTCTTGTGTATCATGCTGCGCAGCCTCTATCCACCATAAAAAAATATGCGGTGATGATTCCTGAAAACGCGCACCGGGAAGCCGGATTTTTCCATGCTCTGCTGAGGGTCTGGAATATCGCCAGGAATTCCGGGGCAACCATGGTTTTCTATACACCGGAAAATATTCTGGACATTCTGCAGAGAATCCTTAAAAAAGCCAATATAGAAGCTGAATTTATCATTATGAAAAGCTGGAAGGATGGTGAGAAAACCGCTTCGGAGCTGAAAGAAGATGAGGCCCTGATTCTTTTTATGGCAAAAAAAGGAATGCATTCATTTATTCCGCAGATGCGACTGATCCCGAAGCTATTAAACAGAAAACTGAATGATAACAATTACCTGCTGATCTATCCGTTTTCAGAATATGACAAGACGAGTTCCGAAAAACGTTCTGTCGGAAACCATGATGATTTTATGGAAATCGGAAATGTGATCAAGAAAATTTTCAAGTAA
- a CDS encoding type VI secretion system amidase effector protein Tae4, which produces MVRFDDLWKNHPGRYKPCNEALFQNQCAIRMSQALHDSKVYLVSFHGARCWEKHKDGFRHILRAQELADWIHMHPEIFGNRLKLERKKYPKMNHKSFRHKGIVFIKDGWGATDHIDLWNGISLKAGSLDYLEKGTEIWFWFVI; this is translated from the coding sequence ATGGTGAGATTTGATGATTTATGGAAAAATCACCCCGGACGTTACAAGCCTTGCAATGAAGCACTGTTTCAAAACCAATGTGCGATTAGAATGAGCCAGGCATTGCATGATTCTAAGGTTTATCTGGTTTCTTTTCATGGAGCAAGGTGTTGGGAAAAGCACAAAGATGGGTTCAGGCATATATTGAGAGCCCAAGAATTAGCAGATTGGATTCATATGCATCCTGAAATTTTTGGAAACAGATTAAAGCTCGAAAGAAAAAAGTACCCCAAAATGAATCACAAAAGTTTCAGACACAAAGGAATTGTTTTTATAAAGGATGGATGGGGAGCTACAGATCATATTGATTTATGGAACGGTATATCTTTAAAAGCCGGGAGTCTGGATTATTTAGAGAAGGGAACAGAAATTTGGTTCTGGTTTGTAATTTAA
- a CDS encoding helix-turn-helix domain-containing protein translates to MTATTKKHIGRNIARIREMRGMKQETLAEILGISQQKVSLLENAETLEDLKLVPIAEALEISVEALKNFSEDAFFNIISNTFNTNDNAIAILRTEIYQPTFNPLDKLLESYEENKKLYERLLETEKEKSRVIEELVRKVMRES, encoded by the coding sequence ATGACCGCTACAACAAAGAAACATATCGGGAGAAACATCGCAAGAATCAGGGAAATGCGCGGCATGAAGCAGGAAACCCTGGCCGAAATTTTGGGCATCAGCCAGCAGAAAGTATCCCTGTTGGAAAATGCCGAAACACTGGAAGATCTCAAACTGGTACCGATTGCCGAAGCATTGGAAATCTCTGTGGAAGCCCTGAAGAATTTTTCGGAGGATGCTTTCTTTAATATTATTTCGAATACCTTCAATACAAATGATAACGCTATCGCCATTTTGCGGACAGAGATTTATCAGCCTACTTTCAATCCGTTGGATAAGCTGCTGGAATCTTATGAAGAAAATAAAAAATTATACGAGCGGTTATTAGAGACTGAAAAGGAGAAGAGTAGGGTGATTGAGGAGCTGGTGAGGAAGGTGATGAGGGAATCTTGA
- a CDS encoding 5-(carboxyamino)imidazole ribonucleotide synthase, with amino-acid sequence MKIGILGGGQLGRMLIQEALKYDDEFYTLDPASDAPCHNISYFTQGSFNDYETVLNFGKDKDVVTIEIEHVNADALAELENQGVKVVPNAAIIKTIQQKILQKQFYKNHDIPSPEFEVMDGSSDEIRMPLPFVQKMNTGGYDGKGVQVIRTAEEMKNLWLQDSVIESLVDIDKELSVIVARNESGETETFPVTEMVADPKLNLLDFNICPVFLDEAIEEQIDAITEKFLNAVNSPGLFAIELFLDKEGKVWVNETAPRLHNSGHQSQEGNANSQFEQMYRVIKNLPLADTDAVIYSGMLNLVGAEGFSGKVVYEGMDEVLKMPETYIHLYGKTETKPGRKMGHINVLAESREELMEKLVTVKEMVRVIAE; translated from the coding sequence ATGAAAATAGGAATTTTAGGTGGAGGACAACTTGGGAGAATGCTGATCCAGGAAGCATTGAAATACGATGACGAGTTTTATACGCTGGATCCTGCTTCTGATGCCCCTTGCCACAATATTTCTTACTTTACACAGGGAAGTTTCAACGATTACGAAACCGTCCTGAATTTCGGAAAGGATAAGGATGTCGTGACGATTGAGATCGAACATGTGAATGCGGATGCTCTTGCCGAGCTCGAAAATCAGGGGGTGAAAGTGGTTCCTAATGCAGCGATCATCAAGACGATTCAGCAAAAAATCCTTCAGAAACAATTTTATAAAAATCATGATATTCCAAGCCCGGAATTCGAAGTAATGGACGGAAGTTCGGATGAGATCAGAATGCCATTGCCTTTTGTGCAGAAAATGAACACCGGCGGATACGACGGGAAAGGAGTTCAGGTAATCCGTACGGCTGAAGAGATGAAGAATCTGTGGCTACAGGATTCTGTGATTGAAAGTCTTGTAGATATTGATAAAGAACTTTCTGTCATCGTTGCCAGAAATGAAAGCGGAGAAACTGAAACGTTTCCTGTGACCGAAATGGTGGCCGATCCGAAACTTAATTTACTGGATTTTAATATCTGTCCGGTATTTCTGGATGAAGCTATCGAAGAGCAGATCGATGCAATCACAGAAAAATTCCTGAATGCCGTTAATTCTCCGGGACTTTTTGCGATCGAATTATTTTTAGATAAAGAAGGAAAAGTATGGGTGAATGAAACTGCTCCGAGACTGCACAATTCAGGGCATCAGAGTCAGGAAGGAAACGCCAATTCACAGTTTGAACAGATGTACAGAGTGATAAAAAATTTACCTCTGGCTGATACCGATGCTGTGATCTACAGCGGAATGCTGAATCTGGTGGGAGCAGAAGGCTTTTCAGGAAAGGTCGTATACGAAGGGATGGATGAGGTCCTGAAGATGCCGGAAACCTATATTCACCTGTACGGAAAAACAGAAACCAAGCCCGGAAGAAAGATGGGACACATCAATGTGTTAGCAGAATCCAGAGAAGAACTGATGGAAAAACTGGTAACCGTAAAAGAAATGGTGCGGGTGATCGCAGAATAA
- a CDS encoding DUF1543 domain-containing protein: MKLFYVILGATPEGRNIEQHDVFFGIAESLKDLVPDMKNFWKEAHGKIHVDAYQEVKFADGYEVKIIEKTDRPSLHQLYFVNLGGYKRGYFEEFHEQHLMVGASMGEIVKKAKSTAFYKTMGFEGAVSHIDDKYGVDIDDIFNVNDILPARMKEKYSIILTRSDAENQENPMGLGYLKVDKIQ; the protein is encoded by the coding sequence CTGAAATTATTCTACGTGATCCTCGGGGCCACCCCTGAAGGACGAAATATTGAGCAGCACGATGTGTTTTTCGGAATTGCGGAAAGTCTGAAAGACCTCGTTCCGGATATGAAAAATTTCTGGAAAGAAGCCCATGGGAAGATTCACGTCGACGCTTATCAGGAAGTGAAATTTGCAGACGGATATGAAGTAAAGATTATTGAAAAAACAGATCGTCCATCGCTGCATCAGCTGTATTTTGTAAACCTTGGCGGTTACAAAAGAGGATATTTTGAAGAATTTCACGAACAGCACCTGATGGTGGGAGCATCGATGGGAGAAATTGTAAAAAAAGCAAAATCGACCGCGTTTTATAAAACCATGGGGTTTGAAGGAGCCGTGAGCCATATCGATGATAAGTACGGAGTGGATATCGATGATATTTTCAACGTAAATGATATTCTTCCCGCCAGGATGAAAGAAAAATACTCCATCATCCTGACCAGGTCTGATGCCGAAAATCAGGAAAACCCAATGGGATTAGGTTATCTGAAAGTTGATAAAATTCAGTAA
- a CDS encoding sulfite exporter TauE/SafE family protein: MSEIIILFLGAISAGLLGSLTGLGGGVIIIPLLTLGFGVPMHYAIGASLISVIGTSSGAAVAFVKEGFTNMRIGMFLEIATTSGAIIGALVSGMLNPNTIGIIFASILLLTVILNLKGKPDHQEPVIKGSLEDKLKLYGTFPDKGVVKSYSAKNTVPGFMMMMFAGAMSGLLGIGSGALKVLAMDNMMRLPFKVSTTTSNFMIGVTAVASSLIYFQRGEIVPVIVAPVLIGVVVGSFIGSKTLMVSKTKKLKVFFAIVITILSIYMMYNGINKSFR, from the coding sequence ATGTCAGAAATTATTATTCTCTTCCTGGGAGCAATTTCGGCGGGACTTCTGGGTTCGCTGACAGGTTTAGGAGGAGGGGTTATCATTATTCCTTTATTAACGTTGGGTTTCGGTGTTCCTATGCATTATGCCATCGGTGCTTCCCTTATTTCTGTAATCGGAACGTCTTCAGGAGCGGCAGTAGCTTTTGTGAAAGAGGGCTTCACGAATATGAGAATCGGAATGTTTTTAGAGATTGCCACTACATCGGGTGCTATTATCGGAGCTTTGGTTTCGGGAATGCTTAATCCCAATACCATTGGAATCATCTTTGCCAGCATACTTCTTCTGACTGTTATTCTGAATCTTAAAGGCAAGCCCGATCATCAGGAACCCGTTATCAAAGGCAGTCTGGAAGATAAACTGAAACTTTACGGCACTTTTCCTGATAAAGGGGTGGTAAAAAGCTATTCGGCAAAAAATACCGTTCCCGGATTTATGATGATGATGTTTGCAGGGGCCATGTCCGGACTTTTAGGAATCGGTTCCGGTGCATTGAAGGTTCTGGCGATGGACAATATGATGAGACTTCCTTTCAAAGTTTCTACAACGACCAGTAATTTTATGATCGGGGTCACGGCAGTGGCCAGCTCGCTGATTTATTTTCAGAGAGGAGAAATCGTTCCGGTGATCGTAGCTCCGGTACTTATCGGTGTCGTAGTAGGAAGTTTCATAGGATCTAAGACGCTGATGGTTTCCAAGACGAAAAAGCTTAAAGTGTTCTTCGCCATTGTCATTACCATTTTATCCATTTATATGATGTATAACGGTATTAATAAAAGTTTCAGATAA
- a CDS encoding DUF1634 domain-containing protein codes for MKKNFTDVDLNRSVGNLLRLGVILSVVTSLIGFIKLFLEGFKMPKKYTSLDMGSSSEKVWGQFWDSLCKGEGMAIIQLGILLLIFTPLMRIIFALIGYLKEKDYVYVVISSIVLAIMAVSFFTGYAH; via the coding sequence ATGAAAAAGAATTTCACGGATGTAGATCTGAACCGTTCGGTAGGAAACCTTCTGAGGCTGGGGGTTATTTTATCTGTTGTCACCTCACTGATCGGTTTTATCAAACTGTTTCTGGAAGGCTTTAAAATGCCGAAAAAGTACACTTCCCTCGACATGGGATCCTCTTCTGAAAAAGTATGGGGACAGTTTTGGGATTCGCTGTGTAAAGGAGAAGGAATGGCAATTATTCAGCTGGGAATTCTTCTTTTGATCTTTACTCCTCTGATGAGAATTATTTTCGCACTGATCGGATATCTGAAAGAAAAAGACTATGTTTATGTAGTCATTTCTTCCATCGTTTTAGCGATTATGGCGGTGAGTTTCTTTACAGGATACGCGCATTAA
- the gloA2 gene encoding SMU1112c/YaeR family gloxylase I-like metalloprotein has protein sequence MKIHHIAIICSDYVISKRFYTEILGLNIIREVYREERQSYKLDLAIGDHYVIELFSFPDPPERPSRPESCGLRHLAFSVENVYEKRQELIQKGLMCEEIRTDEFTGKEFFFTRDPDQLPLEFYEM, from the coding sequence ATGAAAATTCATCATATCGCCATCATTTGTTCAGATTACGTGATTTCTAAAAGATTTTATACTGAAATTTTGGGGTTAAATATCATCCGGGAAGTCTATCGTGAGGAAAGGCAGTCTTATAAACTTGATCTTGCCATCGGAGATCATTATGTCATCGAGCTGTTTTCGTTTCCTGATCCTCCTGAAAGACCTTCCCGTCCCGAGTCATGCGGACTGAGGCATCTTGCTTTTTCAGTGGAAAATGTATATGAAAAACGCCAGGAATTAATTCAGAAAGGGCTGATGTGTGAGGAAATAAGAACCGACGAATTTACAGGGAAAGAATTTTTTTTCACCCGGGATCCCGATCAGCTTCCGTTAGAGTTTTATGAAATGTAA
- a CDS encoding nuclear transport factor 2 family protein yields MNKLIMAGLFFSGLCSAQLSSKEEVQKPVEDLFLGMKNADSKLVSTVFTDTAIIQTVAKDGSVKTESVKDFIASISKAEKNELDEKITVGSINIDGNLASIFTPYQFYLKDKFTHCGANSFQLVKQNNTWKIQYLIDTRRKENCEN; encoded by the coding sequence ATGAATAAATTAATTATGGCAGGACTGTTTTTTTCAGGCTTATGCTCTGCCCAGCTATCTTCAAAAGAAGAAGTCCAGAAGCCGGTTGAAGATTTATTTCTGGGCATGAAAAATGCCGATTCCAAATTGGTAAGTACTGTTTTTACAGATACGGCTATTATCCAGACCGTAGCGAAAGACGGGAGTGTGAAGACAGAAAGTGTTAAGGATTTCATTGCTTCCATATCAAAAGCAGAAAAAAATGAACTGGATGAAAAAATCACCGTGGGATCTATAAATATTGACGGTAATCTGGCGAGTATTTTTACGCCTTATCAGTTTTATTTAAAAGATAAATTTACCCACTGCGGCGCCAACAGTTTCCAATTGGTTAAACAAAATAATACCTGGAAAATTCAATACCTTATTGATACCAGAAGAAAAGAAAATTGCGAAAATTAA
- a CDS encoding endonuclease/exonuclease/phosphatase family protein codes for MGTAYLILTGLLLILTILPKIQNPHWIFRVPEFGKIQIAYFIIFTFLFGFFTGNPKGFWYCQALLIIMLIHHGIILIRYTPLYRIRKHSRGARSSEKLSFISANVYQFNKEYQRFINLIEKYRPEIFITMESNADWEKALVPLEEKYPYQHKVTLENTYGMHFYSTIEIQSSKTHFFVADDIPTIEAHLKTGDGFKFVFFAVHPPPPSPTEEETSKERDGDLLSTAKRIRKIEDPVLVAGDFNNVAWSKSSILFRKTSHLIDPRIGRSFVSTFHAKYKLLRFPIDLMFHSEEIFIEDLKTLENFGSDHLPVYCEFFIDHQNEEQEERIDHATDEEKAEAEEMIREGKKEDGDRDAVVTED; via the coding sequence ATGGGGACAGCTTATCTGATTTTAACCGGATTGTTACTGATTTTAACGATACTTCCAAAAATTCAAAATCCTCACTGGATATTTCGTGTTCCTGAGTTTGGTAAAATACAGATTGCTTATTTTATCATTTTCACTTTCCTGTTCGGATTTTTCACGGGGAATCCAAAAGGCTTCTGGTATTGTCAGGCACTTTTAATCATTATGCTTATCCATCATGGGATCATCCTTATCCGGTACACGCCTCTTTACCGCATCAGGAAACATAGCCGGGGAGCCCGGTCGTCTGAAAAGCTGAGTTTTATCTCTGCCAATGTTTATCAGTTTAATAAAGAATACCAACGTTTTATCAATCTCATAGAAAAGTACCGTCCCGAAATTTTTATTACGATGGAGAGTAATGCAGATTGGGAAAAAGCATTGGTTCCGCTGGAGGAAAAATATCCTTACCAGCATAAAGTCACCCTTGAAAATACATATGGAATGCACTTTTATTCCACCATTGAAATACAAAGCTCAAAAACGCATTTTTTCGTTGCGGATGATATTCCTACTATTGAAGCCCATCTGAAGACCGGGGACGGCTTTAAATTCGTATTTTTCGCTGTGCATCCCCCACCTCCCAGTCCCACTGAAGAGGAAACCTCCAAAGAAAGGGATGGTGATCTCCTGAGTACGGCAAAACGGATACGCAAAATCGAAGACCCGGTACTTGTTGCGGGAGATTTCAATAATGTCGCATGGTCGAAATCTTCCATTCTGTTCAGAAAAACCAGCCATCTGATAGATCCCCGGATCGGACGTTCTTTTGTTTCTACTTTTCATGCAAAATACAAACTGCTGAGATTCCCGATTGATCTGATGTTCCACAGTGAAGAAATATTTATTGAAGATCTTAAAACACTGGAAAATTTCGGATCCGATCATCTCCCTGTTTATTGTGAGTTTTTTATAGATCATCAGAATGAAGAGCAGGAAGAGAGAATCGATCACGCCACCGATGAGGAAAAAGCGGAAGCTGAAGAGATGATCCGCGAGGGTAAAAAAGAAGACGGAGACCGCGATGCAGTGGTGACAGAGGATTGA
- a CDS encoding GLPGLI family protein, translated as MYYLKKLFQLIVLFFNVLFFSQLHKNDTLRGEFTYLLKAKLSTLTCDYKHEEFFSLQVSDKRAFFASRQSIKRDSTFQTVQHKKLDHGGILLSTKGMNIPKTQFYYTIIQSNENVQFFESVSMSLLTYKEPVIKNWKLIDETKIINTITCKKAEVNFKGRNWIAWYSPEIPLPYGPYKFSGLPGLIVKITDDKEEYDFELVKSISASKLNDKLITIKKSRYTEAIETTPQKLKQAIKSADANTAGVLASYGTTIIQGQETIRQRQKEKEENKKYENPIELENDE; from the coding sequence ATGTATTACTTAAAAAAATTATTTCAATTAATAGTCTTATTTTTTAATGTCTTATTTTTTTCTCAATTACATAAAAATGATACTTTGCGTGGTGAATTTACCTATTTATTAAAAGCCAAATTGAGTACATTAACTTGTGATTATAAACATGAAGAATTTTTTTCGTTACAGGTAAGTGATAAACGTGCATTTTTTGCAAGTAGACAATCAATTAAGAGAGATTCTACATTCCAGACAGTCCAACACAAGAAATTGGATCATGGTGGGATTCTTTTAAGTACAAAAGGAATGAATATACCAAAAACCCAGTTCTATTATACAATTATACAATCAAATGAAAATGTTCAGTTTTTTGAGTCTGTTTCAATGTCATTACTTACGTATAAAGAACCCGTAATAAAAAATTGGAAACTTATAGATGAAACAAAAATAATCAATACAATTACTTGTAAGAAAGCAGAGGTTAATTTTAAAGGTCGAAACTGGATCGCATGGTATTCTCCTGAAATTCCGTTGCCCTATGGTCCATATAAATTTAGTGGCTTACCAGGACTAATTGTCAAAATAACAGATGATAAAGAAGAGTATGATTTTGAATTAGTAAAATCTATATCTGCATCTAAATTAAATGATAAATTAATTACCATTAAAAAGAGCAGATATACAGAAGCCATAGAAACGACACCGCAAAAATTAAAACAGGCAATTAAAAGTGCTGATGCAAATACCGCTGGCGTACTCGCAAGTTACGGAACTACTATTATACAAGGGCAGGAAACTATAAGGCAACGACAAAAAGAAAAAGAAGAAAATAAAAAATACGAAAACCCGATAGAATTAGAAAATGATGAGTAA
- a CDS encoding bacteriocin-like protein, translating into MKKLKKLSRKDLKTVKGGGRQVWIAEFCGQTATTTQDWTPAQANQWLAELEKNYCN; encoded by the coding sequence ATGAAAAAACTGAAAAAATTATCTCGTAAGGACCTTAAAACTGTAAAAGGAGGGGGCAGACAAGTTTGGATCGCAGAATTTTGTGGTCAGACTGCTACCACAACTCAGGATTGGACTCCTGCACAAGCAAATCAGTGGCTTGCTGAACTTGAAAAAAATTACTGTAATTAA
- a CDS encoding diphosphomevalonate/mevalonate 3,5-bisphosphate decarboxylase family protein, whose protein sequence is MTTQEFLGQEDFNINSKTVSESCPSNIALIKYWGKYDNQIPANPSISYTLSHCKTMTAMEFIAHEPFSVQTFLSGKEEQKFAAKIEKYFNNIEQYLPWILQGKYIINTENTFPHSSGIASSASGFGAIAKCLMSLDASFSGITSDEESLKKASFLARLGSGSACRSIYSGLAVWGQSQVRESSDLFAVKYPDDEVHEIFRDFNDWVLLIHEGEKSVSSTVGHGLMKTNPYAERRFQEARDNFEPMIRILKNGDLQAFIQLVEHEALTLHAMMMMSDPAFILMKTGTLEVINKIWDFRKETGLPLFFTLDAGANVHLLFPNNGSEETVQSFIQEELLQHTQNNGVVKDVMRF, encoded by the coding sequence ATGACAACACAAGAATTTCTAGGACAGGAAGATTTCAATATCAATTCAAAAACGGTTTCAGAAAGCTGCCCGTCCAATATTGCTTTGATCAAGTATTGGGGAAAATACGATAACCAGATTCCGGCCAATCCAAGCATCAGTTATACCCTGAGTCATTGTAAAACCATGACTGCGATGGAATTTATAGCCCATGAACCATTTTCTGTTCAGACATTTTTATCAGGGAAAGAAGAGCAGAAATTTGCTGCGAAAATAGAAAAATATTTTAATAATATCGAACAGTACCTTCCGTGGATTTTGCAGGGGAAATATATCATCAATACTGAAAATACATTTCCGCACAGTTCTGGAATTGCAAGTTCAGCTTCCGGCTTCGGCGCTATTGCCAAATGTCTGATGAGCCTTGATGCCTCTTTTTCGGGAATAACATCAGACGAAGAGTCATTAAAAAAAGCCTCTTTTTTAGCAAGGTTAGGAAGCGGAAGTGCATGCAGAAGTATTTACAGCGGTTTAGCAGTTTGGGGACAGTCCCAGGTAAGGGAAAGCTCAGATTTATTTGCCGTAAAATATCCTGATGATGAGGTTCACGAAATTTTCAGGGATTTTAATGACTGGGTTTTACTGATCCATGAAGGAGAAAAAAGTGTTTCGTCAACGGTAGGTCATGGGCTGATGAAAACAAATCCGTATGCTGAAAGAAGGTTTCAGGAAGCAAGGGATAATTTTGAACCGATGATCAGAATACTCAAAAATGGCGATCTGCAGGCCTTCATACAATTGGTGGAACATGAAGCGCTTACCCTTCACGCCATGATGATGATGAGTGATCCTGCTTTTATCTTGATGAAGACAGGAACGCTGGAAGTCATTAATAAAATCTGGGATTTCAGAAAAGAAACCGGTTTGCCGTTATTCTTTACACTGGATGCAGGAGCAAATGTTCATCTTTTATTCCCTAATAACGGCTCCGAGGAAACGGTTCAATCTTTTATTCAGGAAGAATTACTGCAACATACTCAAAATAATGGAGTAGTAAAAGATGTGATGAGGTTTTAA